In a single window of the Bombus affinis isolate iyBomAffi1 unplaced genomic scaffold, iyBomAffi1.2 ctg00000059.1, whole genome shotgun sequence genome:
- the LOC126926773 gene encoding CREB-binding protein-like isoform X1, protein MDGRDAFLTMARERHYEFSSLRRAKFSSMSMLYELHNQGQDKFVYTCNNCKSHVETRYHCTVCDDFDLCISCKEKDGHPHHMEKLGLDLDDGSSPADAKQANPQEARKLSIQRCIQSLVHACQCRDANCRLTSCQKMKRVVTHTKVCKRKTNGGCPICKQLIALCCYHAKHCQETKCLVPFCSNIKHKLKQQQLQQRLQQAQLLRRRMAAMNSRPTGPVGAMQSGQQSSNVTMTTGVAMKPGVSPTNLPSPHQPGIGLKPGTQTPPAHVLQVVKQVQEEAARQQVPHGYGKVTPGGGVGAGVGVGGQTGGVMPPPPMQRPMPVQMPNPGGTHLIPMDQWTASRYQPSALMQQNPGLRQQTPQQLMQQQQQHQGLPTIAMGGQMPRQAGVLGGPVNQVGPQTQSNKHKHVLQQLMQTLKNPHTPEQQNQILQILKSNPPIMAAFIKQRALALNQQQSGQYGGGVGGPLGPNQPQQQPALQHIMSQQQQQHHHHHHQQQQQQQGRMQIQAMLNQQQQQQQQQQQPVQQQPPQWYKQQMLVLQRHQHPSQQQQHPQQQQQQQQQQQQQFTQPPAPPYGQQRPIRPPLLGYGGFSEQGYGQPGLKPTPPPVPSPQGVMGPPGISVQQQLMQSVRSPPPIRSPQPNPSPRPVPSPRNQPVPSPRSGPVPSPHHHPPHGTPTHSPAHELGGPSEMMLSQLSGGTGAPTGHPGTMPHHPSPAPPPTSGTDSSEVTPMTPQDQLSKFVEGL, encoded by the exons ATGGATGGCCGCGATGCTTTCCTTACAATGGCTAGAGAAAGACATTATGAATTCTCTTCCTTAAGGCGCGCGAAATTTAGTTCTATGTCTATGCTATACGAATTGCACAATCAAGGTCAAGACAAGTTTGTCTATACTTGCAATAATTGTAAGAGCCATGTAGAAACAAGATATCATTGTACGGTTTGTGAT GATTTTGATCTGTGTATAAGCTGTAAAGAAAAAGACGGTCATCCTCATCATATGGAAAAACTTGGTTTAGATTTGGATGATGGTTCATCGCCGGCCGATGCTAAACAAGCTAATCCacag gagGCGCGTAAACTTTCAATTCAAAGATGTATTCAATCGTTGGTGCACGCGTGCCAATGTAGAGATGCTAACTGTCGTTTAACAAGTTGTCAAAAGATGAAGAGAGTAGTAACGCATACTAAAGTTTGCAAACGAAAAACGAACGGTGGCTGTCCAATCTGTAAACAATTAATAGCGTTGTGCTGTTATCATGCTAAACACTGCCAAGAGACTAAATGTCTTGTTCCATTCTGTTCGAACATCAAACATAAGCTGAAACAACAACAGCTTCAACAGCGGCTACAGCAAGCGCAGTTGTTAAG GAGACGAATGGCTGCAATGAATAGCAGACCCACAGGTCCAGTGGGAGCGATGCAATCCGGACAACAGAGTTCAAATGTTACTATGACCACAGGTGTTGCTATGAAACCAGGTGTCAGTCCTACCAATTTACCTTCGCCACATCAACCTGGAATAGGATTGAAACCTGGAACTCAAACGCCACCTGCTCACGTTCTCCAAGTTGTTAAGCAAGTACAAGAAGAAGCTGCACGGCAACAAGTACCGCATGGTTATGGTAAAGTAACGCCAGGTGGTGGAGTTGGTGCTGGAGTTGGCGTAGGAGGACAAACAGGTGGCGTAATGCCACCACCTCCTATGCAACGTCCAATGCCTGTACAAATGCCAAATCCTGGCGGTACACATCTTATTCCAATGGATCAATGGACAGCAAG TAGGTATCAGCCAAGTGCACTGATGCAACAGAATCCTGGTTTGAGACAGCAAACGCCGCAACAGTTaatgcaacagcagcaacaacatcaAGGGCTGCCAACAATAGCTATGGGAGGACAGATGCCTAGGCAAGCTGGAGTTCTCGGTGGTCCGGTTAATCAAGTTGGTCCTCAAACTCAAAGCAACAAGCACAAGCATGTATTGCAGCAACTTATGCAAACTCTAAAGAATCCCCATACTCCTGAACAACAAAACCAAATACTTCAAATACTCAAAAGCAATCCACCGATTATGGCTGCTTTTATCAAACAACGG gcaCTCGCTCTAAATCAACAACAAAGTGGTCAATACGGTGGAGGAGTGGGCGGACCTTTGGGTCCTAATCAGCCGCAGCAACAACCTGCTCTGCAGCATATAATGtctcagcagcagcagcagcaccaccaccaccaccaccaacaacaacaacagcagcaaggCAGAATGCAAATACAGGCAATGCTAaatcaacagcagcaacaacagcagcaacagcagcaacctgTTCAACAGCAACCACCACAATGGTATAAACAGCAAATGCTAGTATTGCAAAGGCACCAGCACCCGTcacagcagcaacaacacccgcagcagcagcaacagcagcagcaacaacaacaacaacaatttaCACAACCACCAGCACCGCCTTACGGTCAACAGCGACCTATAAGGCCGCCCCTTCTCg GTTATGGTGGCTTTAGCGAACAAGGATACGGTCAACCTGGCTTAAAACCAACACCACCTCCGGTACCTTCTCCGCAAGGTGTGATGGGGCCTCCAGGGATTTCTGTACAGCAACAATTAATGCAGTCCGTTCGATCTCCACCGCCAATTCGTTCTCCTCAACCAAATCCTTCCCCACGACCGGTTCCTTCTCCACGTAATCAGCCAGTTCCTTCTCCTCGATCAGGGCCGGTGCCATCGCCTCATCATCATCCACCTCATGGTACACCAACACATTCACCGGCTCATGAACTCGGTGGGCCAAGTGAAATGATGCTTTCGCAGCTGAGTGGTGGAACTGGTGCACCGACTGGTCACCCGGGTACCATGCCACATCATCCATCTCCAGCTCCACCACCCACTAGTGGCACAGACTCGAGTGAAGTGACGCCCATGACGCCACAAGATCAACTTTCAAAATTTGTCGAAGGATTGTAG
- the LOC126926773 gene encoding CREB-binding protein-like isoform X2 translates to MDGRDAFLTMARERHYEFSSLRRAKFSSMSMLYELHNQGQDKFVYTCNNCKSHVETRYHCTVCDDFDLCISCKEKDGHPHHMEKLGLDLDDGSSPADAKQANPQEARKLSIQRCIQSLVHACQCRDANCRLTSCQKMKRVVTHTKVCKRKTNGGCPICKQLIALCCYHAKHCQETKCLVPFCSNIKHKLKQQQLQQRLQQAQLLRRRMAAMNSRPTGPVGAMQSGQQSSNVTMTTGVAMKPGVSPTNLPSPHQPGIGLKPGTQTPPAHVLQVVKQVQEEAARQQVPHGYGKVTPGGGVGAGVGVGGQTGGVMPPPPMQRPMPVQMPNPGGTHLIPMDQWTARYQPSALMQQNPGLRQQTPQQLMQQQQQHQGLPTIAMGGQMPRQAGVLGGPVNQVGPQTQSNKHKHVLQQLMQTLKNPHTPEQQNQILQILKSNPPIMAAFIKQRALALNQQQSGQYGGGVGGPLGPNQPQQQPALQHIMSQQQQQHHHHHHQQQQQQQGRMQIQAMLNQQQQQQQQQQQPVQQQPPQWYKQQMLVLQRHQHPSQQQQHPQQQQQQQQQQQQQFTQPPAPPYGQQRPIRPPLLGYGGFSEQGYGQPGLKPTPPPVPSPQGVMGPPGISVQQQLMQSVRSPPPIRSPQPNPSPRPVPSPRNQPVPSPRSGPVPSPHHHPPHGTPTHSPAHELGGPSEMMLSQLSGGTGAPTGHPGTMPHHPSPAPPPTSGTDSSEVTPMTPQDQLSKFVEGL, encoded by the exons ATGGATGGCCGCGATGCTTTCCTTACAATGGCTAGAGAAAGACATTATGAATTCTCTTCCTTAAGGCGCGCGAAATTTAGTTCTATGTCTATGCTATACGAATTGCACAATCAAGGTCAAGACAAGTTTGTCTATACTTGCAATAATTGTAAGAGCCATGTAGAAACAAGATATCATTGTACGGTTTGTGAT GATTTTGATCTGTGTATAAGCTGTAAAGAAAAAGACGGTCATCCTCATCATATGGAAAAACTTGGTTTAGATTTGGATGATGGTTCATCGCCGGCCGATGCTAAACAAGCTAATCCacag gagGCGCGTAAACTTTCAATTCAAAGATGTATTCAATCGTTGGTGCACGCGTGCCAATGTAGAGATGCTAACTGTCGTTTAACAAGTTGTCAAAAGATGAAGAGAGTAGTAACGCATACTAAAGTTTGCAAACGAAAAACGAACGGTGGCTGTCCAATCTGTAAACAATTAATAGCGTTGTGCTGTTATCATGCTAAACACTGCCAAGAGACTAAATGTCTTGTTCCATTCTGTTCGAACATCAAACATAAGCTGAAACAACAACAGCTTCAACAGCGGCTACAGCAAGCGCAGTTGTTAAG GAGACGAATGGCTGCAATGAATAGCAGACCCACAGGTCCAGTGGGAGCGATGCAATCCGGACAACAGAGTTCAAATGTTACTATGACCACAGGTGTTGCTATGAAACCAGGTGTCAGTCCTACCAATTTACCTTCGCCACATCAACCTGGAATAGGATTGAAACCTGGAACTCAAACGCCACCTGCTCACGTTCTCCAAGTTGTTAAGCAAGTACAAGAAGAAGCTGCACGGCAACAAGTACCGCATGGTTATGGTAAAGTAACGCCAGGTGGTGGAGTTGGTGCTGGAGTTGGCGTAGGAGGACAAACAGGTGGCGTAATGCCACCACCTCCTATGCAACGTCCAATGCCTGTACAAATGCCAAATCCTGGCGGTACACATCTTATTCCAATGGATCAATGGACAGCAAG GTATCAGCCAAGTGCACTGATGCAACAGAATCCTGGTTTGAGACAGCAAACGCCGCAACAGTTaatgcaacagcagcaacaacatcaAGGGCTGCCAACAATAGCTATGGGAGGACAGATGCCTAGGCAAGCTGGAGTTCTCGGTGGTCCGGTTAATCAAGTTGGTCCTCAAACTCAAAGCAACAAGCACAAGCATGTATTGCAGCAACTTATGCAAACTCTAAAGAATCCCCATACTCCTGAACAACAAAACCAAATACTTCAAATACTCAAAAGCAATCCACCGATTATGGCTGCTTTTATCAAACAACGG gcaCTCGCTCTAAATCAACAACAAAGTGGTCAATACGGTGGAGGAGTGGGCGGACCTTTGGGTCCTAATCAGCCGCAGCAACAACCTGCTCTGCAGCATATAATGtctcagcagcagcagcagcaccaccaccaccaccaccaacaacaacaacagcagcaaggCAGAATGCAAATACAGGCAATGCTAaatcaacagcagcaacaacagcagcaacagcagcaacctgTTCAACAGCAACCACCACAATGGTATAAACAGCAAATGCTAGTATTGCAAAGGCACCAGCACCCGTcacagcagcaacaacacccgcagcagcagcaacagcagcagcaacaacaacaacaacaatttaCACAACCACCAGCACCGCCTTACGGTCAACAGCGACCTATAAGGCCGCCCCTTCTCg GTTATGGTGGCTTTAGCGAACAAGGATACGGTCAACCTGGCTTAAAACCAACACCACCTCCGGTACCTTCTCCGCAAGGTGTGATGGGGCCTCCAGGGATTTCTGTACAGCAACAATTAATGCAGTCCGTTCGATCTCCACCGCCAATTCGTTCTCCTCAACCAAATCCTTCCCCACGACCGGTTCCTTCTCCACGTAATCAGCCAGTTCCTTCTCCTCGATCAGGGCCGGTGCCATCGCCTCATCATCATCCACCTCATGGTACACCAACACATTCACCGGCTCATGAACTCGGTGGGCCAAGTGAAATGATGCTTTCGCAGCTGAGTGGTGGAACTGGTGCACCGACTGGTCACCCGGGTACCATGCCACATCATCCATCTCCAGCTCCACCACCCACTAGTGGCACAGACTCGAGTGAAGTGACGCCCATGACGCCACAAGATCAACTTTCAAAATTTGTCGAAGGATTGTAG